The following coding sequences lie in one candidate division WOR-3 bacterium genomic window:
- a CDS encoding sigma-54 dependent transcriptional regulator, producing the protein MSESILIIDDEVLTLNNLKRALEKDGYEIFLADTGETGLKIFQEHFPNLVLVDLMLPGIDGIEVLKRIKEIDENTIVIMITAYEILEKAVQSMKLGAYDYLLKPFRINDLKSNIKRALELQRLRLRISESIETEKGKYYFNRIVAQSRKMAEVLRTAERVAMLDKTTVLITGESGVGKELLARAIHYNSPRAEKEFIEINCAAIPENLLESELFGYEPGAFTDAKRRKMGILEKADKGTVFLDEIADMPFSIQAKILKVLEEQTFVRLGGTTPIKVDIRIIAATNKDLKKEIERKNFREDLFYRLNVVPIHIPSLRERKDDIVPLVLNFIREFNQELHRSYKGISESAAKAFIEYDWPGNVRELRNVVERIMALHPAEEIKLEHIPNELKGSSLLTEISSIKETTLRNKYVTLEELEKEYIKEVLKFTNGNKSKAAKILGIHLTSLLRKLKEMQNKG; encoded by the coding sequence ATGAGTGAATCAATTCTCATCATTGATGATGAAGTTTTGACACTTAATAATCTCAAAAGGGCACTTGAGAAAGACGGTTATGAAATATTTCTTGCGGACACAGGCGAGACAGGTCTAAAAATATTTCAAGAACATTTTCCCAATTTGGTGCTTGTAGACCTAATGTTGCCGGGGATTGATGGCATTGAAGTTTTGAAGAGAATAAAAGAAATAGATGAAAATACAATTGTAATAATGATAACTGCCTATGAGATACTTGAAAAGGCAGTCCAATCAATGAAATTGGGTGCCTATGATTATCTGCTAAAACCCTTCCGGATCAACGACCTAAAATCAAATATAAAAAGAGCCCTTGAATTACAAAGGCTACGCTTGAGAATTTCTGAATCTATTGAAACCGAAAAAGGCAAATATTATTTTAATAGAATCGTGGCGCAAAGTAGAAAAATGGCTGAAGTTTTAAGAACTGCCGAACGGGTGGCAATGCTTGATAAAACTACGGTCTTGATCACCGGCGAAAGTGGTGTGGGAAAGGAATTGCTGGCAAGGGCAATCCATTACAATAGCCCGAGGGCAGAAAAAGAATTTATTGAAATCAACTGTGCTGCAATACCGGAAAATTTATTGGAAAGCGAACTATTCGGTTATGAACCAGGGGCATTCACAGATGCAAAACGGAGGAAAATGGGCATCTTAGAAAAGGCAGACAAAGGAACAGTCTTCCTTGATGAGATTGCAGATATGCCTTTTTCTATCCAGGCAAAGATTTTAAAAGTCCTTGAAGAACAAACCTTCGTAAGACTCGGCGGAACGACTCCTATAAAAGTAGATATCAGAATAATTGCGGCAACAAATAAAGACCTGAAAAAAGAAATTGAAAGAAAGAACTTTCGTGAAGACCTATTTTACCGCCTGAATGTTGTTCCCATTCATATACCATCACTGCGGGAGAGAAAAGACGATATTGTTCCTTTAGTACTAAACTTTATCAGGGAATTCAATCAGGAATTACATCGTTCTTATAAAGGCATATCTGAGTCCGCAGCAAAGGCATTTATAGAATACGACTGGCCCGGAAATGTTAGAGAACTCCGCAATGTGGTAGAAAGAATTATGGCTTTGCATCCTGCCGAAGAGATAAAATTAGAGCATATACCAAATGAATTAAAAGGTAGTTCGCTATTAACTGAAATTTCCTCAATAAAAGAAACAACCCTGCGCAACAAATATGTTACACTTGAAGAGTTAGAAAAAGAATACATAAAGGAAGTTCTGAAATTCACCAATGGAAACAAATCAAAGGCAGCAAAAATTCTCGGTATCCATCTTACCTCGCTGCTGAGGAAATTAAAAGAAATGCAAAACA